Proteins from a genomic interval of Caulobacter sp. NIBR1757:
- a CDS encoding aromatic amino acid ammonia-lyase, giving the protein MNDFSGYSQGIAFGDGPLSIDDIWALSTGQVALRLTTKDAALAAITRSAGHVEATLARDGVIYGVTTGYGDSVTRGVPNPLVTELPLHLTRFHGCGLGRILEPHETRAVMAVRLVTLMRGWSGVSLDLVRLLSDMLRLDILPLIPAEGSVGASGDLTPLSYIAGALAGERDVLYNGQVMSSAEAFAKAGLSPIKLKPKEGLAVMNGTAVMTGLAALAFHRAEQMSKLVCRLTSMASLALLGNPAHFDEALMSAKPHPGQMRVGARIRADLAEFARLHTPTRLQDRYSIRCTPHVVGVLEDMLGHFRTTIETEINSANDNPLFDPETGRTLHGGHFYGGHICFVMDSLKNLIANLADLMDRQLALLVDTRYNNGLPSNLSGATGDRAPINHGLKAVQIGVSAWTAEALKLTMPASVFSRSTECHNQDKVSMGTIAARDCLRVLELTEQVAAAHIIACTQAVRLRLRDGGLKEAELGQRVGDFLKETADHVPFIDEDAPLDKTLRGLCASLAAGQWSGILADI; this is encoded by the coding sequence GTGAACGATTTTTCCGGCTACAGCCAGGGCATCGCCTTCGGCGACGGGCCCCTGAGCATCGACGACATCTGGGCCCTGTCCACGGGTCAGGTCGCCCTGCGCCTGACCACCAAGGATGCGGCGCTGGCCGCCATCACCCGCTCGGCCGGCCATGTCGAGGCCACCCTGGCCCGTGACGGCGTCATCTATGGCGTCACCACCGGCTATGGCGACAGCGTCACCCGCGGCGTGCCCAACCCGCTGGTCACCGAACTGCCGCTGCACCTGACCCGTTTCCACGGCTGTGGCCTCGGCCGCATCCTCGAGCCGCATGAGACCCGCGCGGTGATGGCCGTGCGCCTGGTCACCCTGATGCGCGGCTGGTCGGGCGTCAGCCTCGATCTGGTCCGCCTGCTCAGCGACATGCTGCGCCTCGACATCCTGCCGCTGATCCCGGCCGAGGGCAGCGTCGGCGCCAGCGGCGACCTGACCCCGCTCAGCTACATCGCCGGCGCGCTCGCCGGTGAACGGGACGTTCTCTACAACGGCCAGGTGATGAGCTCGGCCGAGGCCTTCGCCAAGGCTGGCCTCAGCCCCATCAAGCTGAAGCCCAAGGAAGGCCTGGCGGTCATGAACGGCACCGCCGTGATGACCGGGCTGGCGGCGCTGGCCTTCCACCGCGCCGAACAGATGTCGAAGCTGGTCTGCCGGCTGACCTCGATGGCGTCGCTGGCCCTGCTCGGCAACCCGGCCCACTTCGACGAAGCCCTGATGAGCGCCAAGCCGCACCCCGGCCAGATGCGCGTCGGGGCCCGCATCCGCGCCGACCTGGCCGAGTTCGCCCGCCTGCACACCCCGACCCGGCTGCAGGACCGCTATTCGATCCGCTGCACGCCGCATGTCGTCGGCGTGCTGGAAGACATGCTGGGCCACTTCCGCACGACCATCGAGACTGAGATCAACAGCGCCAACGACAACCCGCTGTTCGACCCCGAGACCGGCCGCACCCTGCACGGGGGCCATTTCTACGGCGGCCACATCTGTTTCGTGATGGACAGCCTGAAGAACCTGATCGCCAACCTGGCCGACCTGATGGACCGTCAGCTCGCCCTGCTGGTCGACACCCGCTACAATAACGGCCTGCCCTCGAACCTGTCGGGCGCCACCGGCGACCGCGCCCCGATCAACCATGGCCTCAAGGCCGTGCAGATCGGCGTTTCGGCCTGGACCGCCGAGGCCCTGAAGCTGACCATGCCGGCCTCCGTCTTCAGCCGCTCCACCGAATGTCACAACCAGGACAAGGTCTCGATGGGCACCATTGCCGCCCGGGACTGCCTGCGGGTGCTGGAGCTGACCGAGCAGGTCGCCGCCGCCCACATCATCGCCTGTACGCAAGCCGTCCGCCTGCGCCTGCGCGACGGCGGGCTGAAGGAGGCCGAACTCGGCCAGCGGGTCGGCGACTTCCTCAAGGAAACCGCTGACCACGTGCCGTTCATCGACGAGGACGCGCCGCTGGACAAGACCCTGCGCGGCCTGTGCGCCAGCCTCGCCGCCGGCCAGTGGTCGGGGATCCTGGCGGACATCTGA
- a CDS encoding acyl-CoA thioesterase: MKAIVTATTTARPQFYDIDSMNIVWHGYYPKFMELGRVAILDKIDYGYEAMIASGYGWPIIDMRFRYARPMRLHQEIEIVAGITEWENRLKIDYEFKDLKTGQRLNRCSSVQVAIEIETETMLWETPPILREKLSPWLPAA; encoded by the coding sequence ATGAAGGCAATCGTCACGGCGACGACCACGGCCAGGCCGCAGTTCTACGACATCGATTCGATGAACATCGTCTGGCACGGCTACTACCCGAAGTTCATGGAGCTGGGCCGCGTCGCCATCCTCGACAAGATCGACTACGGCTACGAGGCGATGATCGCCTCGGGCTATGGCTGGCCGATCATCGACATGCGCTTCCGCTATGCCCGGCCGATGCGGCTCCATCAGGAGATCGAAATTGTCGCCGGCATCACCGAGTGGGAAAACCGCCTCAAAATCGACTATGAATTCAAGGACCTGAAGACGGGTCAAAGACTCAATCGCTGCTCCAGTGTGCAGGTGGCGATCGAAATCGAAACGGAGACGATGCTTTGGGAAACCCCGCCCATCCTGCGCGAAAAGCTGTCGCCCTGGCTGCCGGCTGCCTGA
- a CDS encoding outer membrane lipoprotein carrier protein LolA codes for MGNPAHPARKAVALAAGCLIVAVAGPSFAACADPFKLKAETGAFDFKQTRRLSSMKTPLISTGVATAKPGRIDWRVVKPVDVRLTITPGKITQSVQGGPAQAVGPASADPFLRSSGLFDILSGNYDALKRYYTISGGSAAPGGTWKLALKPKDANLGRFLTTIEIAGCARAEAVTIRQANGDTIAIEMGAVRKG; via the coding sequence TTGGGAAACCCCGCCCATCCTGCGCGAAAAGCTGTCGCCCTGGCTGCCGGCTGCCTGATCGTTGCGGTCGCGGGCCCCTCGTTCGCCGCCTGCGCCGACCCGTTCAAGCTGAAGGCCGAGACCGGCGCCTTCGACTTCAAGCAGACCCGCCGGCTGTCCAGCATGAAGACGCCGCTGATCAGCACCGGCGTGGCGACCGCCAAACCGGGCCGCATCGACTGGCGCGTGGTCAAGCCGGTCGATGTCCGTCTGACAATTACCCCGGGTAAAATTACCCAGTCGGTGCAGGGCGGCCCGGCCCAGGCCGTCGGCCCGGCCTCGGCCGACCCGTTCCTGCGCAGCTCCGGCCTTTTCGACATCCTCAGCGGCAACTACGACGCCCTGAAACGCTACTACACGATCAGCGGAGGCTCGGCTGCGCCGGGCGGGACCTGGAAACTGGCCCTGAAGCCGAAGGACGCCAACCTGGGGCGTTTCCTAACCACCATCGAGATCGCCGGCTGCGCCCGCGCCGAGGCGGTGACCATCCGCCAGGCCAACGGCGACACCATCGCCATCGAGATGGGCGCCGTGCGTAAGGGGTGA
- a CDS encoding MMPL family transporter: protein MSGGRKGLLWGYLAACLLAAAFIAFRLLGGGALDTDIQSLLPAKALKPPIREAMVQAGAAASSRVAMLVSAPTPEQAQLAAADLSKRLKDSGVFVDAAVDGEETARWLFANRNQLRCEPSPADFDAEGAVQASLVQLYSPVAPVSGEMLQRDPFLLTLRLTGCLLPTTGFGAAGEDGAILITGRLTGSAFKLDTQASFTQVVEAWRATHRHDGVTIARAGAAFHAEDGARHARKDISTVGVASTLGIILLLLVVFRRFRALPVTLLVVGAGYLGSLAAVFAVFPTVHMLTFVFGSAFVGVTADYAIYYLSTGPMTRWSDSAERLKMIFRPVTVCMITSAMGFGCLALFGVPIFSQMAVFAVGGLISAWACAFLIVPLFDRAVPEARAERFAGIWTRLEAARGRLSWNAWTLAAFLLVFTAGAAWAITHFSTLDDVRKFQPRSPVLVAEEEAVRKASGIGFSPNFLLSWGPTADAAKAREAAVLAALPPEARGGILAPGRFDPPAAERAATEARIKDSLITPRLPERAALLGIPLAELKPFDAPKAIKLPGWIASLGGESQHLSYLIAPVPESAAPAVIAATKDLTDAAYVSSTGAYSEAFGNYRRKAGFAALAAFVVIGLVLLAIYRRASALSILIAPAMGVAGGVIAASALGTPMSFFSLMGAFVVVGTGADYSILRYEAAIGKRSPLAGLPILITALTAILSMGLLSLSSTYPVRAFGIAVAAGLAISYGLSFIAGYFGGRHVREA from the coding sequence GTGTCGGGGGGCCGCAAAGGACTGCTGTGGGGCTATCTGGCCGCCTGCCTGCTGGCGGCGGCCTTCATTGCCTTCCGCCTGCTGGGCGGCGGCGCGCTCGACACCGACATCCAGTCCCTGCTGCCGGCCAAGGCGCTCAAGCCGCCGATCCGCGAGGCCATGGTCCAGGCCGGGGCCGCCGCCTCGTCACGCGTGGCCATGCTGGTCTCGGCCCCGACCCCGGAGCAGGCGCAGCTCGCCGCCGCCGATCTGTCCAAACGGCTGAAGGACAGCGGGGTCTTCGTCGATGCCGCCGTCGATGGCGAAGAGACCGCCCGCTGGCTGTTCGCCAACCGCAACCAGCTGCGCTGCGAGCCCTCGCCCGCCGACTTCGACGCCGAGGGCGCGGTGCAGGCCTCGCTGGTCCAGCTCTATTCGCCGGTCGCCCCGGTCAGCGGCGAGATGCTGCAGCGCGACCCCTTCCTGCTGACCCTGCGGCTGACCGGCTGCCTGCTGCCGACCACCGGCTTCGGCGCGGCCGGCGAGGACGGCGCCATCCTGATCACCGGCCGCCTGACCGGCTCGGCCTTCAAGCTGGATACCCAGGCCAGTTTCACCCAGGTCGTCGAGGCCTGGCGCGCGACCCACAGGCACGACGGCGTGACCATCGCCCGGGCCGGCGCCGCCTTCCACGCCGAGGACGGCGCCCGGCACGCCCGCAAGGACATCTCGACCGTCGGCGTCGCCTCGACGCTGGGCATCATCCTGCTGCTGCTGGTCGTCTTCCGCCGCTTCCGGGCCCTGCCGGTTACCCTGCTGGTGGTCGGAGCTGGCTACCTCGGCTCGCTGGCGGCGGTGTTCGCGGTCTTCCCGACCGTCCACATGCTGACCTTCGTGTTCGGCTCGGCCTTCGTCGGGGTCACCGCCGACTACGCCATCTACTACCTGTCCACAGGGCCGATGACTCGCTGGAGCGACAGCGCCGAGCGGCTGAAGATGATCTTCCGGCCGGTCACCGTCTGCATGATCACCTCGGCGATGGGCTTCGGCTGCCTGGCCCTGTTCGGGGTGCCGATCTTCAGCCAGATGGCGGTGTTCGCGGTCGGCGGCCTGATCAGCGCCTGGGCCTGCGCCTTCCTCATCGTGCCCCTGTTCGACCGCGCCGTGCCGGAGGCCAGGGCCGAACGCTTCGCTGGCATCTGGACCCGGCTGGAAGCCGCCCGCGGCCGGCTGTCGTGGAACGCCTGGACCCTGGCCGCCTTCCTGCTCGTCTTCACCGCCGGCGCCGCCTGGGCCATCACCCACTTCTCGACCCTCGACGACGTGCGCAAATTCCAGCCGCGCTCGCCGGTGCTGGTCGCCGAGGAAGAGGCGGTGCGCAAGGCCTCCGGCATCGGATTCAGCCCCAACTTCCTGCTCTCCTGGGGCCCGACCGCAGACGCCGCCAAGGCCCGCGAGGCCGCCGTCCTCGCCGCCCTGCCCCCCGAGGCCCGCGGCGGCATCCTCGCCCCCGGCCGCTTCGACCCGCCGGCCGCCGAACGGGCGGCGACAGAGGCCCGCATCAAGGACAGCCTGATCACCCCCCGCCTGCCCGAGCGGGCCGCGCTGCTCGGCATTCCGCTGGCCGAGCTCAAGCCGTTCGATGCGCCCAAGGCCATCAAGCTGCCCGGCTGGATCGCCAGCCTCGGCGGCGAGTCGCAGCATCTCAGCTACCTGATCGCCCCGGTCCCGGAGTCCGCCGCCCCGGCCGTCATCGCCGCCACGAAAGACCTGACCGACGCGGCCTACGTCAGTTCGACCGGCGCCTACAGCGAGGCCTTCGGCAACTACCGCCGCAAGGCCGGCTTCGCCGCCCTGGCCGCCTTTGTCGTCATCGGCCTGGTGCTGCTGGCCATCTACCGCCGCGCCTCGGCCCTGAGCATCCTGATCGCCCCGGCCATGGGCGTGGCCGGCGGCGTGATCGCCGCCAGCGCGCTGGGCACGCCGATGAGCTTCTTCTCGCTGATGGGAGCCTTCGTCGTGGTCGGCACCGGGGCGGACTATTCGATCCTTCGCTACGAGGCGGCGATCGGCAAACGCTCGCCGCTGGCCGGCCTGCCGATCCTGATCACCGCCCTGACGGCCATCCTGTCGATGGGGCTTTTGAGTCTCAGTTCCACCTATCCTGTA